One Aegilops tauschii subsp. strangulata cultivar AL8/78 chromosome 7, Aet v6.0, whole genome shotgun sequence genomic window carries:
- the LOC109761073 gene encoding uncharacterized protein has translation MHRSRCAHVPCYCHECTPPFEGSPESLVHHLTAPSGIHSWPAVNIKYETCYLFIVPESLEDHRRLLVAQEDDIVFLLAVGTGKARVGRRQSLSCVLTVSAPPAYEGDLGASLMLNGTVASCSVPGNVDMEDDWFDTFVHPNVMHGDSNEYGIFHA, from the exons ATGCATAGGTCCAGATGCGCGCACGTGCCCTGCTACTGCCATGAGTGCACGCCGCCATTCGAGGGCTCGCCGGAGAGcctcgtgcatcacctcacggcaCCGTCCGGCATTCACTCCTGGCCCGCGgtgaacatcaagtacgagacgtgctacctgTTCATCGTGCCAGAGTcactggaggatcaccgccgcctgctagtcgcGCAGGAGGATGACATCGTCTTCCTCTTGGCCGTGGGCACGGGCAAGGCCCGCGTAGGCCGCCGCCAGTCTCTGTC GTGCGTGCTCACTGTTTCTGCCCCTCCGGCGTACGAGGGCGACCTCGGCGCCTCCCTCATGCTGAATGGGACTGTGGCGAGCTGCTCCGTTCCTGGcaatgtggacatggaagacgacTGGTTTGATACGTTTGTTCACCCCAATGTGATGCACGGGGACTCCAATGAG TATGGGatcttccatgcatga